One stretch of Planococcus sp. PAMC 21323 DNA includes these proteins:
- a CDS encoding asparaginase, producing the protein MKKKVSLITTGGTIASREISDGRLKSGAISGKELAELCQLPEEIEVKVVDAFQLPSMHIGFEQMMEIRQAILKELQDPEVEGVVVTHGTDTLEETAYFLDLTIDDDRAVVITGSQRSPEEVGTDVYSNLQNSIYVAVEPNLRGIGAVVVFNERIYSAKYVKKVHSSNLQGFDSFGHGYLGIIDNDTVRIYQKPIMHEVHMVNDQLPRVDIIKCHSGQDGFLIEQLVAGPSKGIVLEAAGRGQVSPHMIDAIDHAIKQGIPVVLTTSAEEGNTYPTYSYPGSAHDLLTRGVILGSDYDSKKARIKLAVLLSTQDLIQANAFER; encoded by the coding sequence ATGAAGAAAAAAGTATCATTGATTACAACAGGCGGAACAATTGCCAGTCGAGAAATTTCAGATGGACGGTTAAAATCTGGAGCAATTTCAGGGAAAGAATTAGCAGAGCTTTGCCAGCTCCCAGAAGAAATTGAAGTTAAAGTAGTTGATGCCTTCCAGTTGCCAAGTATGCATATTGGTTTTGAACAAATGATGGAAATTAGACAAGCGATCCTAAAAGAATTACAAGATCCTGAAGTTGAAGGAGTTGTTGTAACACACGGAACAGATACATTAGAAGAAACAGCTTACTTTTTAGATTTAACGATTGATGACGATCGTGCAGTAGTTATCACTGGTTCTCAGCGGTCCCCAGAAGAAGTTGGCACAGATGTTTACTCGAATCTACAGAACTCTATATACGTAGCTGTTGAGCCGAACCTGCGCGGGATAGGAGCTGTCGTCGTATTTAATGAGCGTATCTATAGTGCGAAATACGTTAAGAAGGTTCACTCTAGTAATTTACAAGGTTTTGACTCGTTTGGTCATGGTTATCTTGGGATTATTGATAACGATACTGTACGTATTTACCAGAAACCGATTATGCATGAAGTACATATGGTGAATGATCAATTACCGCGTGTGGATATTATTAAATGCCATTCAGGACAAGATGGCTTTTTAATTGAACAATTAGTAGCGGGACCTTCAAAAGGGATTGTTTTAGAAGCGGCCGGTAGGGGGCAAGTATCCCCTCATATGATAGATGCGATTGATCATGCGATCAAACAGGGTATACCAGTCGTCTTGACAACTAGTGCTGAAGAAGGAAACACTTATCCTACATATAGCTATCCAGGCAGCGCTCATGATCTATTGACTCGCGGTGTGATTCTTGGGAGTGATTACGACAGTAAGAAAGCGCGTATAAAGCTTGCAGTATTGTTATCGACTCAAGACCTGATTCAAGCAAATGCTTTTGAAAGATAA
- the prsW gene encoding glutamic-type intramembrane protease PrsW has translation MIILLTVAIAPGLALFSYFYLRDQFAGEPSKLLFQSFVYGAVLTFPILFVQYVFDAEGVFTNSFIQNVVFSSIIEEFFKWLVILIAIYRHVDFEDPYDGILYGASVSLGFATVENILYLLEFGLQTAFIRAFLPVSSHALFGVVMGYYFGKAKFSKSNKRRRWIGWAIVSSVILHLAYNMSLYIYDNIVYGAIPFMLFLWWFGLQKAKQAHQLSMSHYSDHSSRGHSED, from the coding sequence ATGATTATTTTACTAACAGTAGCAATAGCCCCGGGTCTGGCGCTTTTTAGTTATTTTTATTTACGCGATCAATTTGCTGGCGAACCTTCGAAGTTGCTGTTTCAAAGTTTTGTTTATGGAGCTGTTTTAACATTTCCAATTCTTTTTGTTCAATATGTCTTTGATGCTGAAGGTGTTTTTACAAATAGTTTTATACAAAATGTAGTGTTTTCTAGCATCATTGAAGAGTTTTTCAAATGGTTAGTAATATTAATAGCTATTTATCGTCACGTCGATTTTGAAGATCCATATGATGGCATTTTGTATGGTGCTAGCGTTTCACTCGGGTTTGCAACAGTCGAAAATATTTTATACTTATTAGAATTTGGCTTACAAACAGCTTTTATTCGTGCGTTTTTACCGGTATCGAGTCATGCATTATTTGGGGTAGTAATGGGTTATTATTTTGGTAAAGCCAAATTTAGCAAAAGTAATAAGCGCAGACGGTGGATTGGCTGGGCTATTGTTAGCTCGGTAATTTTGCATCTTGCGTATAATATGAGTTTGTATATATACGATAATATCGTGTACGGAGCAATTCCATTCATGCTGTTCTTATGGTGGTTTGGTCTTCAAAAAGCAAAGCAAGCTCACCAACTTTCGATGTCACATTATAGCGATCATAGTTCGCGGGGACATTCAGAAGATTAA
- a CDS encoding YpdA family putative bacillithiol disulfide reductase, with protein sequence MEYVDALIIGGGPCGLSAAIELKKLGLQTTVIEKGNIVNAIFNYPTHQTFFSTSEKLSIGDVPFIIEGRKPKRNQALVYYREVVKRSGIQVRPFETVEQVEKEGLYKVTTSKGQYQAKYVVAATGYYDQPNKLEVEGANLSKVMHYFKEGHPYFDQDVLVIGGKNSAVDAALALHKAGSRVTVSYHGTSYSKSIKPWILPEFDGLVKKGEITMLFDSMVDRITDDFVELTVNDQKESIPNQFVFAMIGYHPDHQFLRSMGISIDQQSGRPTFDEQTMETNVDNLYIAGVIAAGNNANEIFIENGRFHGLQIAEAIAKKEGIA encoded by the coding sequence ATGGAATATGTAGATGCCCTTATCATAGGAGGCGGCCCTTGCGGACTATCAGCTGCGATTGAGTTGAAAAAATTAGGATTGCAAACAACTGTTATTGAGAAAGGGAATATTGTTAATGCCATTTTCAATTACCCAACTCATCAAACTTTTTTCAGTACAAGTGAAAAGTTGTCTATAGGAGACGTTCCTTTTATCATTGAAGGTCGCAAACCAAAACGAAATCAAGCTCTCGTATATTACCGAGAAGTTGTTAAGAGAAGTGGTATTCAAGTGCGACCTTTCGAGACAGTTGAACAAGTTGAAAAAGAAGGCCTTTATAAAGTCACGACGTCAAAAGGTCAATATCAGGCAAAATATGTAGTCGCTGCGACTGGTTATTACGACCAACCAAACAAACTTGAAGTAGAAGGCGCAAATTTGTCAAAAGTGATGCATTATTTTAAAGAAGGACACCCTTATTTTGATCAGGATGTTTTAGTGATTGGTGGCAAAAATTCAGCTGTAGATGCCGCATTAGCTTTGCACAAGGCGGGTAGTAGAGTAACGGTTTCTTACCACGGAACGAGTTATTCTAAAAGCATTAAACCTTGGATTTTACCGGAATTTGATGGGTTAGTGAAAAAAGGCGAAATTACGATGTTATTTGACTCGATGGTAGACCGTATCACGGATGACTTTGTTGAGCTAACCGTTAATGATCAAAAAGAATCGATTCCGAACCAGTTTGTATTTGCGATGATTGGTTATCATCCAGACCATCAATTTTTAAGATCTATGGGCATTTCCATTGATCAACAAAGCGGAAGACCCACTTTTGACGAGCAAACGATGGAAACCAATGTAGATAATTTATATATTGCCGGTGTTATAGCAGCAGGGAATAATGCGAATGAGATTTTTATTGAAAATGGGCGCTTTCATGGACTGCAAATTGCGGAAGCTATTGCAAAAAAAGAAGGTATAGCATAA
- the cmk gene encoding (d)CMP kinase — translation MMKPIQIAIDGPAAAGKSTIAKIVAEKLGYVYIDTGAMYRAITMKALATGIDMASNEEAGKLLAETEIDLQPSENGQLVFLDKRNITEEIRSQNVTKSVSQMAAHELVRMRMVELQQLLAEGRGVVMDGRDIGTHVLPDAALKVFMSASVEERARRRFAENQKREIMTSLEDLQAEIAKRDKMDSEREVAPLRQAEDAIYLDTTALTIEQAAQEILKLAEERLV, via the coding sequence TTGATGAAACCGATACAAATAGCAATCGATGGACCGGCAGCTGCTGGAAAAAGCACGATAGCGAAAATTGTAGCAGAAAAGTTGGGTTATGTTTACATCGATACTGGTGCTATGTACCGTGCTATTACGATGAAAGCTTTAGCAACAGGAATTGATATGGCGAGTAACGAAGAAGCCGGAAAATTATTAGCAGAAACTGAAATTGACTTGCAGCCGTCTGAAAATGGTCAGCTAGTCTTTCTTGATAAACGTAATATTACAGAAGAAATACGTTCACAAAATGTAACAAAATCGGTGTCACAAATGGCGGCGCATGAATTGGTTCGTATGCGTATGGTCGAATTGCAACAACTACTGGCTGAAGGTCGTGGAGTGGTCATGGATGGTCGGGATATTGGCACGCATGTTCTCCCGGATGCTGCGTTAAAAGTTTTCATGTCAGCATCTGTTGAGGAGCGAGCGAGAAGACGATTTGCGGAAAATCAAAAGAGAGAGATAATGACGTCTCTTGAAGATCTTCAAGCTGAAATTGCTAAGAGAGATAAAATGGACAGTGAACGTGAAGTAGCTCCATTACGTCAGGCGGAAGATGCTATATATTTGGATACTACAGCTTTGACAATAGAACAAGCGGCTCAAGAAATATTGA